A segment of the Pseudomonas versuta genome:
GAGCACCAGTTGATCAACAGGCAAATGCTCATCGCCCATTTGTACGGCACTGACTGCGCCGTTGGCGTGATGGATACGGGTGACGGTTTTCCCCAGCAAAAAGGTGCAGCGCCCGCTCGCTTGCAGATGGGCGAGCAACTGTTGGCAGAACCCATGGCAATCGCCGACTTCCTCGCCGGGGGTATAGATGCCGCCGATAAACGCCGAGTCCTTCAGGCCTGGCTCAAGGGTTGCGCATTCGCTTGCAGACAGTGCTTGTTGAAATGAACTGTGGGCAACTTTGGCCCGCGCCTTGTCGAAGCTGCCCGGGTTGCGGAAGGTCACCAGCTTGCCGTTGCACCGCCATTCAAAACCGCTTAATTGATCTTCTTCGCGCCATTGCTGCAAGGTGGTCTGGCTCAGGAGTGCCAGGCGCAGCAAGTGCGCGCCATTGCGCTGATTCACCGAGCCCCGGCACGCCGCGATAAATGACGCCATCCAGCGCCATTGAGCCGGGTCCATGCGTGGTCGCAACTTGAGTGGCGAGTCACTGCGCAGCATCCAGCCCATCGCCTGCCAGGGCACCCCGGCATCGGCCAGTGGTGCCACATAGCGGTAGGAAAGCTGGCCGCCATTGGCGAAGCTGGTCTGACTGCCGAGCGTTGGCCGGGCTTCGATCACGCTCACTTCAAAGCCGTCGCGCACCAGCGCATACGCCGTTGCCAGCCCGATAACGCCACCGCCGATGATGCAAACCCGCTGTCCCATGTCAGTCCTTAGCCCAATGTTGTTCGGGCTCAGATTAGGGGCAGGTGACAGGCGCTGAACAATGATTAAAGATGCCTTACCCATAAACAAAGGTTATGGACTGACGCCATGCGCTTGCGACATATCGAAATTTTTCAGGCTATCCGTCAAACCGGT
Coding sequences within it:
- a CDS encoding D-amino acid dehydrogenase gives rise to the protein MGQRVCIIGGGVIGLATAYALVRDGFEVSVIEARPTLGSQTSFANGGQLSYRYVAPLADAGVPWQAMGWMLRSDSPLKLRPRMDPAQWRWMASFIAACRGSVNQRNGAHLLRLALLSQTTLQQWREEDQLSGFEWRCNGKLVTFRNPGSFDKARAKVAHSSFQQALSASECATLEPGLKDSAFIGGIYTPGEEVGDCHGFCQQLLAHLQASGRCTFLLGKTVTRIHHANGAVSAVQMGDEHLPVDQLVLAAGHNSPALSLPGLNLPLYPLKGYSLTLPLSDPQKAPNASITDYDRKIVYARIGEQLRIAAMVDIVGFDASLDPRRLAQMRQLAASTFPDAGNYDDAIEWAGMRPATPSGVPILGASGYRNLWLNLGHGALGFTLACGSARLLSELIGQRNTSIDMQGLCA